One stretch of Streptomyces zhihengii DNA includes these proteins:
- a CDS encoding GNAT family N-acetyltransferase produces the protein MTGPRDPGAGPAVVSVAPSDRAAVSSWFDALTRGLGAGRDDPPPYTLAETAADLSVPREHTRVHALLALADGLPAGAARLELPARDNTRLLSFRLAVPPELRGRGIGNALHRAITATAAHEGRTSLLTHLDLPLNGPSGPGAAFAAARGYTLRNTELRQRLRLPVDEGRLRRLAAPTPAAADCRIVSWSGRCPDRYARRYASLRGMLLGEAPTGALSLEAERWDVDRLRAEERLDERQGRTVVTSMALAPDGSTAGHTILAAGPGGHAFQRDTLVLPSHRGHGLGIVLKAVNLLRLQRDAPSTVAVETTNATQNTPMRAINDRLGFTALERCEDWQRDAPIPQPATPEGGGDGPPAQL, from the coding sequence ATGACGGGCCCACGCGACCCCGGAGCGGGCCCCGCCGTGGTGAGCGTCGCCCCCTCGGACCGAGCAGCCGTGTCCTCCTGGTTCGACGCCCTCACCCGGGGCTTGGGAGCAGGACGGGACGACCCGCCCCCGTACACCCTCGCCGAGACGGCGGCCGACCTGTCGGTGCCCCGCGAGCACACGCGCGTTCACGCCCTGCTCGCCCTCGCCGACGGCCTGCCCGCCGGCGCCGCCCGCCTCGAACTGCCAGCCCGGGACAACACCCGCCTGCTCTCCTTCCGCCTGGCCGTCCCGCCCGAACTGCGCGGCAGGGGCATCGGCAACGCCCTGCACCGGGCGATCACGGCGACGGCCGCACACGAAGGGCGCACCAGTCTCCTGACACACCTCGACCTCCCACTGAACGGCCCGAGCGGGCCGGGCGCCGCGTTCGCCGCCGCCCGCGGCTACACCCTCCGCAACACCGAGCTGCGCCAGCGACTGCGGCTGCCGGTCGACGAAGGACGCCTGCGGCGGCTCGCCGCACCCACACCGGCCGCGGCAGACTGCCGGATCGTCAGCTGGTCGGGCCGGTGCCCAGACCGTTACGCACGGCGCTACGCGTCCCTGCGCGGCATGCTGCTAGGCGAAGCGCCCACCGGCGCCCTCTCCCTGGAAGCCGAACGGTGGGACGTGGACCGACTCAGAGCCGAGGAACGCCTGGACGAACGGCAGGGGCGGACGGTCGTCACGAGCATGGCGCTGGCCCCGGACGGCTCGACCGCGGGCCACACCATACTGGCGGCCGGGCCAGGCGGCCACGCCTTCCAGCGGGACACCCTCGTCCTCCCGAGCCACCGGGGACACGGCCTCGGCATCGTGCTCAAAGCCGTCAACCTCCTCCGCCTCCAACGCGACGCACCGTCGACCGTCGCCGTCGAGACGACCAACGCGACGCAGAACACCCCCATGCGCGCGATCAACGACCGGTTGGGCTTCACCGCCCTCGAACGATGCGAGGACTGGCAACGCGACGCACCGATTCCCCAACCGGCAACCCCGGAAGGAGGCGGAGATGGCCCGCCCGCACAGCTCTGA
- a CDS encoding AMP-binding protein, with amino-acid sequence MTTSEVLAWWAERFPDRIAHTVIAPDGTESDITYGAWHRASLAVAAGLARQGVTAGSHVGLAFTRGQTQDFAASLVATHRLGAAAVLLPADDDTAARHTIEALTPLQCLVATEHEAPSGRRWPPGLPVLDAGDLRTGPGAHPPAAAPEGTATALVVFTSGTTGTPKGVAIAYADLMARAPRTAAGVDTHPASGSVHLNAFQPSTAAGQWVALAPLLLGVRMITAAELTPASLVGTVRRHGVHEISMVPAMAALLSGIAPEEAAHTGTVERITMGTARCPAPVLERVARLFPQATIRIEYAGTESGFAGTGCTWHPGLAPDAVGRPNAGTRVRITDDLGHPLPPGRTGRVELSPPQGIPQRHYEGDPEATAHTFRGSWVRMADIGHLDDEGCLHLVGRAQDFVNVSGRKVACADVERAVERHPGVREAAAFARPDAMLGEEVAVAVTAGEGADPEEIRRFAARELPAHAAPAHVLLLDDLPRTRNGKIRKELLPALLDGARGPAGSAETVEERLARIVSGALGVPRVDHDRSLLELGATSLQMLRVYFALVEELAADFDVGLLFLGDSLTLIARDIAAATDHRS; translated from the coding sequence GTGACCACAAGCGAAGTCCTCGCCTGGTGGGCCGAACGCTTCCCGGACCGCATCGCGCACACCGTCATCGCCCCGGACGGCACCGAGTCCGATATCACCTACGGTGCGTGGCACCGCGCCTCCCTGGCGGTCGCGGCCGGACTCGCGCGCCAGGGTGTCACGGCGGGGTCCCACGTCGGCCTCGCCTTTACCCGGGGGCAGACACAGGACTTCGCGGCCTCTCTCGTCGCCACACACAGGCTCGGCGCCGCGGCTGTGCTGCTCCCCGCAGACGACGACACTGCCGCCCGGCACACCATCGAGGCCCTCACCCCGCTCCAGTGCCTGGTGGCCACCGAACACGAGGCGCCCAGCGGACGCAGGTGGCCGCCCGGCCTCCCCGTGCTGGACGCCGGCGACCTGCGCACCGGCCCCGGGGCCCACCCGCCCGCCGCCGCACCAGAAGGCACGGCGACCGCGCTCGTGGTCTTCACCTCGGGAACCACCGGCACCCCCAAAGGCGTAGCCATCGCCTACGCGGACCTCATGGCGCGGGCCCCCCGGACCGCCGCCGGGGTCGACACCCACCCGGCCTCTGGCAGCGTCCACCTGAACGCCTTCCAACCCTCGACGGCGGCCGGGCAGTGGGTGGCGCTCGCCCCGCTGCTGCTCGGCGTGCGCATGATCACCGCGGCGGAGCTGACTCCTGCGTCCCTGGTCGGCACGGTCCGGCGCCATGGCGTCCACGAGATATCCATGGTGCCGGCGATGGCCGCCCTGCTCAGCGGCATCGCACCGGAGGAGGCCGCCCACACGGGCACCGTGGAGCGCATCACCATGGGCACCGCGCGGTGCCCCGCCCCCGTACTGGAACGCGTGGCCCGACTCTTCCCTCAGGCCACCATCCGGATCGAATACGCGGGCACCGAGTCGGGCTTCGCCGGGACAGGCTGCACCTGGCACCCCGGGCTTGCCCCGGATGCGGTGGGCCGTCCCAACGCCGGCACCCGGGTACGGATCACCGACGACCTCGGCCACCCCCTGCCCCCGGGACGGACCGGCCGGGTGGAACTCAGCCCGCCCCAGGGCATCCCGCAGCGCCACTACGAGGGCGACCCCGAAGCCACCGCGCACACCTTCCGCGGCTCCTGGGTGCGGATGGCGGACATCGGCCACCTGGACGACGAAGGATGCCTCCATCTCGTCGGCCGCGCACAGGACTTCGTCAACGTCAGCGGCCGCAAAGTCGCCTGCGCGGACGTCGAACGCGCAGTCGAACGGCACCCCGGCGTACGCGAGGCCGCCGCGTTCGCCCGGCCCGACGCAATGCTCGGCGAGGAAGTCGCCGTCGCCGTCACCGCGGGGGAGGGGGCGGACCCCGAGGAGATCCGCCGCTTCGCCGCCAGGGAGCTGCCGGCACACGCCGCCCCGGCGCATGTCCTCCTGCTCGACGACCTGCCCCGGACGCGAAACGGCAAGATACGCAAGGAACTGCTCCCCGCCCTGCTGGACGGCGCCCGCGGCCCCGCAGGGAGCGCGGAGACCGTCGAGGAACGGCTCGCCCGGATCGTCTCCGGCGCACTGGGCGTCCCGCGGGTCGACCACGACCGCTCGCTGCTCGAACTCGGCGCGACCTCCCTCCAGATGCTGCGCGTCTACTTCGCGCTCGTCGAAGAACTGGCAGCAGACTTCGACGTCGGCCTGCTCTTTCTCGGAGACTCCCTCACCCTTATCGCACGCGACATCGCCGCGGCGACGGACCACCGCTCATGA
- a CDS encoding nucleotidyltransferase domain-containing protein: MTMNTTTSITTEESVTAVDWARELKPLLREWDPQPEAAVLVGSHARGDATPWSDIDVVCVGNGPGYVFRLTGLGPVSWSFATADEHLANMANPHSCGQVVPAWRDALILDDPHGRARELVDHARRWTWDLLDPAPEVWAAQAVYGYAEEVMKLHRAIAREDWVNARVQASILAVHLAPVVAGGTRTFFPSENHLWHLLADRLGAWRDAQSAALAAGGEDPHSSSAAAIELFRSACALFDAHMTEEQRRIVRYALDAGTGLS, encoded by the coding sequence ATGACCATGAACACCACCACAAGCATCACCACGGAGGAAAGCGTGACCGCTGTCGACTGGGCCCGGGAACTGAAGCCGCTGCTGCGGGAGTGGGACCCGCAACCGGAGGCCGCGGTGCTGGTGGGAAGCCACGCTCGGGGGGACGCGACGCCCTGGTCGGACATCGACGTCGTCTGTGTGGGGAACGGCCCCGGCTACGTCTTCCGCCTCACCGGACTCGGCCCGGTGTCCTGGAGTTTCGCCACCGCCGACGAGCACCTCGCGAACATGGCGAACCCCCACTCCTGCGGCCAGGTCGTGCCCGCGTGGCGCGACGCGCTGATCCTCGACGATCCCCACGGGCGGGCCCGGGAACTCGTCGACCACGCCCGCCGGTGGACGTGGGACCTGCTCGATCCCGCACCCGAGGTCTGGGCGGCGCAGGCCGTGTACGGCTACGCGGAGGAGGTCATGAAGCTGCACCGGGCGATCGCGCGCGAGGACTGGGTCAACGCCCGCGTCCAGGCGTCGATCCTCGCCGTCCACCTGGCGCCGGTGGTCGCGGGCGGCACCCGTACCTTCTTCCCCTCCGAGAACCACCTCTGGCATCTGCTCGCCGACCGCCTCGGCGCGTGGCGCGATGCCCAGAGCGCGGCGCTCGCCGCGGGCGGCGAGGACCCGCACAGCAGCTCCGCCGCCGCGATCGAGCTGTTCCGCAGCGCCTGCGCCCTCTTCGACGCGCACATGACCGAGGAGCAGCGCCGCATCGTGCGCTATGCACTCGACGCCGGCACTGGGTTGTCATGA